Part of the Zingiber officinale cultivar Zhangliang chromosome 6A, Zo_v1.1, whole genome shotgun sequence genome, CATGTGCTAAATGTAAAATACAACTAGCACTTGAATAACCtagttaaaaattttatcataagTTTATCGTtcccatgatttttttttttttaagatatcaAATTGTTTTATCATATAATTTAGTAAATCCAAATCTCATGGTAAACAATAAATATGGCGCATTAATCTAGTGACACATGGTTGGTGGAAGAATCATGGTTTAATTCTCTTCGTCTCTCAACCACTATTTCAATTAGATGAGCTCGACTTAATTAGTTCTCCTCTCTCTTCACTCCCTTCAATTTTTTCCTCTTCATTCTACACCAAAGAGATCTCTTTTCCACAAAAGTAAGTGCTTAAACCAAAtccaattttcattttttttttcacgaAAAAGTGTTTATTATTCTATCGTGTTCAATGGTGTTTATTTAATAGacgatatgattttttttaaaaaaatattttttgcaatCATTTGCCTGGTTAATTTGGTATGTAATAGAAATGATCACTGATGTTAGAAATCTATATCCATGTCTAATGTTTTGTCTTCTAAATGATCACATTGTTTCTGGAAATTAAATAATGTATTGTGAGATCTACTGATCATCTCATAAGATCATGTTTACGGTATTGTTCATGAgaaatttttagatgaatatgaACTTTATGACGATTTGAAGGAAGGTAAAAGGATCGTGCACTTCAAGTGTTTGATTGTATGCCTCAGTGAATAGTAAGTTTCTATTTACGACAAACGATTCATATGGATTCGGTTCATCATCCTCTTCAGTTATATGTATGCAATTTTATCATTTCTCTAGCCATTCTTGATGCTGTTGGTTTGTTCTTACCTTCACATTGACCTCGCAGAAGGAAATCGAAAAGAGAAAAGAAGTAGGATACAACAATTGATGAAATATTTGTGATGTGCTTCAGGAAGACAAGTTGGATATCTGTAATATGCCATCTTCTTACTCTTGGTTTGGCATGCTTCCTGTTCTTGCTGCACAAGTTCCTCCCTTCTCTATTCTCTCTAGTTCTGAATTGTGTCCCCGTAATCGTCTGCACGATTCTTCTCCTTGGAATCCTTTTGAGCTACAGCGAACTGAACATCCCTGGCCACGATCAAGACGGTATCTGTGCAGCAGCAGAGACGTCGGTGAAGCTTTCTTTGGTTGCAAATGGCCTCGGCACCAAGAGTGATAGAAAGTTCAAAGGCAAAGCTCATGGTGGAAGCAGAAAGGAGACAAGAAGAACAGGAGTCAGGACAATTGTGCTGGGCAATGAGAGGCAGCACAATGCAGATGGAAAAGAAGTAGAACAATGCAAAGTCGATCAGATAGATGCTGCTGCCACTTCAGTTTCATCGAGTTGCTGCGGCGAGGAAGAAGATCCggtgagcaagaggaactctgtTACAGGTGATGAAGATTCTGTGGAGAAGAAACAAGTGGAGGATGAAACAAAAGTGGAGAGTGGTTATGATTCTTGTGTTGGTTCTCCTTCATGTCATCTCGATCGCAAGGGTGTTTCTTTGGAGGAGAGTGAATCGGATGAAGCTTTGAGCTCCGATAACTCGGCAGCAACTGGCTTACCGCTGCTCGATGAGCTTGACCCGCTTGTCTCCGGGAAGAATTCCGATGGCGGATCGACTGTATTCTCCGGCGATCATGAAACCGAAGATGGTAGTGTGGAAGAGGAAGCTGAAAACCaagatgatgaagatgatgatgaggcacaggaggaggaggaggaggaggagaaaggaGGAAACCCAGTAGCAGTAACATGGACTGCAGATGACCAGAGGAGCCTTGTGGAGCTTGGCAATTCTGAACTCGAAAGGAATCAACGTTTGGAGAACTTGCTCGAAAAGCGAAAGGCGAGGAAGATCCTTGAGAAGAATCTAATCGACTTGGACGATGACATGGAGGAGAGGTTGCAAGCTCATGGCCGACTTCTCTCGATCAATGCAGCTAGAAGGAATCCATTTGACATCCCTGAGCTAGATGAAGTTCCAGGCTCAGCTCCTTCTATGCCTCTGCTGAGGCAAAACCCGTTCGATATTCCATTTGAGCCAGCAGTGGGTGAAGATAACTCGAACCAAAAAGAGTTTGTTGCAGTTCCACCGCGTGATTCTTTCTTCAGAAGGCATGAAAGCTTCAGCGTCGGTTCGATTTTCGAGTTTCGACAACCGATGGCATTCAAGCCTTACTTCGGTGCAGAAAAGATTGGATCAGAGAAAAAGGACTATGAAGGTCCTAGCAAACTTAATTCAATGCAACAATTCAATTCAGTTTCTTCAGTTGCCAATCAAGACAATGCAACTCCTGTTAAACATGATCCAGCAACAACCGAGAAAGCCAGCCAAACCATGAACAAAGACCATGCAGTTCCTTCAAATGGTGCCGTTGTCACGACAGAGCATACTGACCGAGATACCGAAATGGAAGGCGATACCAGTGAAGCTTCAGTGCTAAATTCACCCACTTCATATTCAGAACGAGTTGGAATGGTTGATGAAGACAATGAGTCGAATTCCTTCAACACATCAGACGCAGAGAAGCAAGAGACAGACCCAATGGATGGTGCATCCGGATCAAATTTCATGGAGGTGGAAGCCAATCGCAATCACGAGAACCATGTTGAACCTGTTTATGATTCGAGTCCAACAGCAACTGAGCGATCACACTCCAATTTAGCACTCGATGAAGCTTTCCACAATTCCGGTGATTCACATCTCTCAGTTTTGAATTCTTATTCCCCTTCAGCACCTCAACGATTATACCTCATCTTTTGCAGATAAAGGAGGAAGTCCCCCTCGGGAAACAGATGAAACAGATGCCTCATCGATCACAACAAGAACAGAAGAAAGTGCACAGGAACCTGAGCATGAAATTCCATGGGTTGCACCCACAAGCCTGGCGTATGTAGACCAGAATGAGTCGGTGTCAAAGGAGGTATCGATGATCAATGAACGCGATGTGATCGGCGATGAGCTAACCAGAGTTCATGATGATTTTGATGGTCCAGCTTTGACACCTTTACCAGATCAAGCAGAAATGGAGAGAATGCTGCACTCAAATTCGTCAGCTGCTGTGGAGAATGAAGCAAAAGAAGAGAAGATAGCTGAATCTGACTTGTAGTCTTAGTCCAATAGATTGTGTTGCTTAACTTTGTGTTACACTTGTTCATCATTTATGGCATTTTCATTGAGCCATTTGCTCATACCCAAAGATTAGAACCACACACTGTTTCTTGTCATGGCATTGAACTTTTTGAATCCATCAGAAGAAAACAAACTTCAATGCTTAATATTAAGAATTTACAATCAGATGTTACATATACTTGTAGCTTAATTTATGACTGCAAAGCTCTGTCAATGGTGCAGATGGTAAGTTCCCTTGTTGATTTCATGTTTCATGTGTAGCTCACGGCACTCATTGCTGCAAAATGCAATCTCTCCCCtgtaaaacaaataaaaaaaaaggaatagaGTCAGGGAATTTGCATAAATAAGTTTGGATCATCAAATAAAATAAAGTTTCATCAACTATGAAAGATGTTAATTACCTGTAAATATAAATGTCATGTCCAGTTCCAAGTGATCGTCGGCACACTCCACAAGTTTTCAAGAAGTGGAGAGTGGGAGTTGTGCTTCTTGTGCTGAGTTGTtccgaagaaggagaagaagaagaaactactTTGGTTGGGGGATCAAGTTTGGGGAATTGTATGTCCCTTTGGCTTCTTGTTCTCGATAAGTTTGTGGATGGATGGTGTTGCGCAGACATTACTACCTCGCCACTTCTTGATCGCATGCATGTGGAAGAAGAAGTGCTAGATTTGTGGCGAGACCATTGATTTATAGGATCCATTATGAGGAACACCATTCATTCATTAATCGCTGTGAATGATTAGTAACGAAGCAAGTTTATCCCAAGGACCCAGTATTGTTGGCTTCACGACAAAATATAAGCAGGGCTGGTAATTCATGGCGAGAGGGAAGTGACATGACTTTGATTTGACATGCTAACAACAAACAATCTGGTGGTGGAGTGGCCAGGTGAGCCGCCACCATTGCCAaacaatggatttttttttttaattttaatgtagGCCCAAAATTAAATAAATGCTATTGATGTTTATACACAAAGCGCGTTTAAAAAACAAAGATAGAAAGAAGAAAGCAAAGGAGATTGTTAGATTCAATAATTGCAACTTTACTAAATTTGTGATAACTTAGCCGTGAGTTCATGGTGGCTGCGAGAGATTGTGGCCTGAATCGGCCATAAGAAATTCACTGCTGAGTGAGGCCAAGgaaggaaaatttattttcttatattttaaaaaataattgggTAAAAGTTAAAGGAGCATCCTAAATTATATCAATGATAAtccctttaaaaaaataaattaatcaaaagaAGGCCTCATCAGATATTTCATCCCAAAATACCGCCTATCTAACATATCTTATAGTAGTTACTAGAAGCTATTAGGTAACTGttaaaaatgttttaatttttttttgattaatttaaaataattttgatgaagtttaaataattttaagtaactTGTTAAtgagtattttgatataatagtattcAGACTTTAGGTTTAGGATtcaaaatttttaagatttaaggtTTAGTCATAGTATGTAGAAGTTACTCGATAGTTACTATAGTGTGTAAAAAATACTTGTTAGTTGTAACAAAGTGAAAAATAAACTATTTCAGAGTTTAAGATTTagggttcaaaattttaaaatttaagatttaatcaCAATATGTAGAAACTATTCGATAGCTGTTACATCGTATATAAACTACTAGAAGTTATTACAAAAAATCAATTGTTTCACTGATATCTTATATCTTAAATCATAAACTTGGAAtactattatattataatattatttatcaacttattcaaaattatttaacttaattaaaatcattttaaattgattaaaatcacttgaaaataattatagtagctaactaggtagctgctataatgtgtagAAGATACtaaataactattataatattataataatagtatattaatatattataacaactatCTAATAGCTTTTATATATTGTAACAGTTAGTTGTAGGTGTTACAATCACACTGAAAATAAAGATATTCTCAAAATTATATCTTGTGGGTACCCATTTGATTTTTAAAGAGACATTTACTTGGGAcatctttttaatttttgttcAAAATACTTCatatatatgaatttttaaatgATCTCTATTGTTTTTATGGGggtaaataaagaaaaatatctcaatttttatataattgattctttctctcctctctcaCGTCAAAGTAATCATTAATATTACTCTCGGTATAATGGTACAATGATTTAACACTTTTTCAATTTCTCATATATCTAAGGATTGAAtctcaattttaataaattaatgaataattttttttaatagacgGTTAACCTAAGAACGTTAGGTTGATGGACTACTACTACGGgcactttttaatttaatatgataGTTAATAAAAAACTTCCGTGAGACTAAATCaaccattttcaaaattaaacagTGTAATaccaactatttttttttttaaaaaaaaatcagagcaTTAATGTCTTGGAATGGAGAGGGAGAGACTTCAATGGCTGTATTTTTCAGAGAGTCAATTGTCATTGGTTGTCTATTTgaacatttaaattttaattgaattgacAGGGAAAGAATGGagcattttttaattttctcattcGTTTCATTCCACTCTAGGAAACACATTGGTTCTCAGGATAGAATCATAGGCAAGGAGATATTGTTATTTATGAGGAATAAAATAGgtaaagaataaaaaataagtttttgttttCTTACCTTATTTTAATCAACGTATCAAATTCTtcaattcaattaattttaaagatgACTAATTTAATCATATAAAAGTTTTCCATTAGTTATCAAAATAAATCCAAGAAATATATATGAGTCTTGTCGAATGACCCAATATGATGAGCGGTTCAAACACCGCGGATGTATGAAGTATCCTGCATGAATTTCGAACCCTCATTACATGAGAACCCATCGTACTTCTTACCATTGCGCCATGCTTAGGAGACATTTTGTTTTTGTACTTGGTTCATTATAGTAAAAGGTAATTATGCTCATCTCAAACACCTCATAGTTCGTCCCTAGATTATATGAAAGAGGAAAAATTATTGAATCAACTTATAGTTAGACTGTCAAATTAGGTAGGGGTTGAAGGGATTTTTTTTCTCCAATTTCATACTTGTTCATgcggcaaaaggtgaatacgctcatcCTTAGCACCTCCGTTAGTCCGTCCTAGGACCAACACGGAGAAAGTAAATCATAAaaatttcataataaaaaaaaactatttcataATAAAAAAACACAGAAACAATTATTTCATAAAAATTAGTCATGAACAAATAATTATTCCCATAAATTAAACTTTCTTTTTAGATAAACCGTATACTCTTCTAACTCAACTCTTTAGCTATATTCTTAAAGTGGCTTGATGATGGCAAACAGACAAGCTCTACCACTAATCCCACTGTCCAATAGCTTAACTTGCCATGCCAAACTCATAGACATGCTTGGCaattgatatatatatacacacacacaacgATGTTTGACAATTGAAAGAAAGAGACCATTAATTAATCAAGATGATaaggaaagggaaagaaacctaccTGATGGGTGCATGCATGATGACATTACATTGCTGTGTTGTATAATTTTAATGTTTGGATCAAGTTTAAATTAAGTACTTATTGTGAACTAATGTTGTAACTAATATTGTGTGTCAAGTATGCCAGATGATTAGACAAATTTCATAGAAATCCTAACAAGCATGAGATATTAGGAGCTAGACAGATCGATACGATGGAAGTTCTAGCAGACATGGAATGTCAAATATTGGGCAGATAGAGAAGTCTTAATTAGTAGGCATGAGATGCTGAAAGTTAAGCATATGGATATGATGAAAGTCCTAGCAGACATGGAATGTCAGAGGTTGAGCTGAGAGCTAGAAGATTTAGCAGACAAAGAGTGTCGAGTACTAGGTGAAGAAAGTCCAAGAAAAATTTTGGCGAGGAAGACCCGGCTGGTGAGACTCCAAGCATGAAAGTCCAGTTGGCATAGAGGTCttctatttctaagtcaagtggtTCATGCACTTTAATACTTAGTCGACTGTGGTACAGGAGTTTAATAAAATTCAGCTTGAAGCTGACAATACTTAATTTAGCTTGCTATTTGTGGTTTGTATACAAAATTTAGACATTTTGCTTTATTTATGACATTCACAAAAGCATAAGGGAATCCTTCTTTGTATATTCAGTCATGATTTTTAGTAGATCTGGTTTGTGCATAAAATTTTTCCTATAGGCCCTTTGTTGAAATTCATGCTTGCTTAGGTTGTATTATGCATAAGAATTTTATGCTCGTTATATGTTATTGTACAATCGACATGGTAAAATCTAGTCGAGTGGAATTAGAAGAAGCTAACTCACCTCACTTTAAATCAATTAAACTAAAACATTCTATTAAAGTTGATTTACTTTTAGATTCTTAAATTAActttatctaaggaagtggttattgtTCTAATATTCAAGAAGACATCTATGTCTCACCATAACCTAGAATCTAACTTCAGAAACTCTTGCTTAATTAGCCCAAAATAAAACTTTTGGAGCTAAGTGGAATCAACTTATAAATGGGTTGAGTGGTGGTG contains:
- the LOC121996268 gene encoding uncharacterized protein LOC121996268, with amino-acid sequence MCFRKTSWISVICHLLTLGLACFLFLLHKFLPSLFSLVLNCVPVIVCTILLLGILLSYSELNIPGHDQDGICAAAETSVKLSLVANGLGTKSDRKFKGKAHGGSRKETRRTGVRTIVLGNERQHNADGKEVEQCKVDQIDAAATSVSSSCCGEEEDPVSKRNSVTGDEDSVEKKQVEDETKVESGYDSCVGSPSCHLDRKGVSLEESESDEALSSDNSAATGLPLLDELDPLVSGKNSDGGSTVFSGDHETEDGSVEEEAENQDDEDDDEAQEEEEEEEKGGNPVAVTWTADDQRSLVELGNSELERNQRLENLLEKRKARKILEKNLIDLDDDMEERLQAHGRLLSINAARRNPFDIPELDEVPGSAPSMPLLRQNPFDIPFEPAVGEDNSNQKEFVAVPPRDSFFRRHESFSVGSIFEFRQPMAFKPYFGAEKIGSEKKDYEGPSKLNSMQQFNSVSSVANQDNATPVKHDPATTEKASQTMNKDHAVPSNGAVVTTEHTDRDTEMEGDTSEASVLNSPTSYSERVGMVDEDNESNSFNTSDAEKQETDPMDGASGSNFMEVEANRNHENHVEPVYDSSPTATERSHSNLALDEAFHNSDKGGSPPRETDETDASSITTRTEESAQEPEHEIPWVAPTSLAYVDQNESVSKEVSMINERDVIGDELTRVHDDFDGPALTPLPDQAEMERMLHSNSSAAVENEAKEEKIAESDL
- the LOC121996269 gene encoding uncharacterized protein LOC121996269, which encodes MVFLIMDPINQWSRHKSSTSSSTCMRSRSGEVVMSAQHHPSTNLSRTRSQRDIQFPKLDPPTKVVSSSSPSSEQLSTRSTTPTLHFLKTCGVCRRSLGTGHDIYIYRGEIAFCSNECRELHMKHEINKGTYHLHH